A DNA window from Phaenicophaeus curvirostris isolate KB17595 chromosome 11, BPBGC_Pcur_1.0, whole genome shotgun sequence contains the following coding sequences:
- the LOC138725144 gene encoding acylamino-acid-releasing enzyme-like gives MEPPVLSSVEELVELYRELSQHPGLSAACLGPDVTTQYGGKYCSLYTEWSQRDLARAENVKFCRQYLIFHDDASVVYSGPAGTCSEIKDELLSRESPSGALKAVLRKVPGKEKQKEKEKQFLEVWDQNRKVKSIDLTALDKHGSVYDDDQFGCLAWSHSETHLLYVAEKKRPKAESFFQSKAPELGASDEDTGPPKKEDAPLKGEQFVYHEDWGEALSTRSVPVLCALDIEGSSISVLEGVPEHLSPGQAFWSPDDTGVVFVGWWHEPFRLGLRHCTNRRSALFYVDLTGGRCELLSEDTRAVWSPRLSPDRCRIAYLENDALGPHQQCSRLRVYDWYTKHTRTVLEAVPRQAWGTFPGIYCGALPGLCWAADSRRLVLDTAQRSQQDVFVVDTATGDTTSLTADGPQGSWSVLTIDRDILVAKFSSPSCPPALKVAVLPGAGREAQARWVCLQDAPPVPGISWGIRTLQPPPEQEHPQYGGLDFDAILLRPSEGPAAQKPPLVVMPHGGPHSVFTAGWMLYPAALCRVGFAVLLVNYRGSLGFGQDSVASLPGNVGSQDVCDVQLCVERVLQEESLDAGRVALVGGSHGGFLACHLLGQFPDTYHACVVRNPVVNIASMVATTDIPDWCLTETGLPFAPGARPDPAQWAEMLHKSPMRYVDRVRAPVLLMLGEDDRRVPPKQGLEFYRALKARGVPARLLWYPGNNHALAGVEAEADGFMNMALWLLKHLQC, from the exons ATGGAGCCGCCg GTGCTGTCGAGCGtggaggagctggtggagctgtACCGGGAGCTGAGCCAGCACCCGGGGCTCAGCGCCGCCTGCCTCGGCCCCGATGTCACCACGCAGTACGGGGGCAAGTACTGCAGCCTCTACACCG AGTGGTCGCAGCGGGACCTGGCGCGGGCCGAGAATGTCAAGTTCTGCCGCCAGTACCTCATCTTCCACGATGACGCCTCTGTCGTCTACTCGGGACCCGCGGGTACCTGCTCTGAGATCAAGGACGA GCTGCTGAGCCGCGAGTCCCCCAGCGGGGCACTGAAAGCCGTCCTGCGCAAGGTCCCCGGCAAGGAGaagcaaaaggagaaggagaagcagtTTCTGGAG GTCTGGGATCAGAACCGCAAGGTGAAAAGCATCGACCTGACAGCGCTGGACAAGCACGGCAGCGTCTATGATgatg ACCAGTTTGGCTGCCTGGCCTGGTCGCACTCAGAGACCCACCTGCTCTACGTGGCCGAGAAGAAGCGTCCCAAGGCTGAGTCCTTCTTCCAGAGCAAAGCTCCTGAACTCGGCGCCTCCGATGAGGACACAGGGCCCCCCAAGAAGGAGGATGCACCCCTCAAG GGCGAGCAGTTCGTGTACCACGAGGACTGGGGGGAGGCGCTGAGCACCCGCAGCGTGCCCGTCCTCTGCGCCCTGGACATCGagggcagcagcatctcagTGCTGGAGGGCGTCCCGGAGCACCTCTCTCCCGGGCAG GCTTTCTGGTCCCCCGATGACACCGGCGTGGTGTTTGTGGGCTGGTGGCACGAGCCCTTCCGCCTGGGGCTGCGGCACTGCACCAACCGCCG GTCGGCGCTATTCTACGTGGACCTGACGGGCGGGAGATGCG agctgctctccgaGGACACCAGGGCCGTGTGGTCCCCACGACTCAGCCCTGACCGCTGCCGCATCGCCTACCTGGAGAACGATGCCCTGGGCCCCCACCAGCAGTGCAGCCGCCTGCGCGTG TACGACTGGTACACCAAGCACACCCGCACGGTGCTGGAGGCCGTGCCGCGGCAGGCGTGGG GCACCTTCCCAGGCATCTACTGCGGCGCGctgccagggctgtgctgggcgGCCGACAGCCGCCGGCTGGTGCTGGATACGGCCCAGCGCAGCCAGCAG GATGTGTTTGTGGTGGACACGGCGACGGGTGACACGACCTCGCTGACAGCCG acGGCCCGCAGGGGAGCTGGTCTGTCCTCACCATCGACCGGGACATCCTGGTGGCCaagttctccagccccagctgcccccccgcGCTG AAAGTGGCTGTGCTGCCCGGCGCCGGCCGCGAGGCGCAGGCGCGGTGGGTCTGCCTGCAGGATGCACCCCCTGTGCCGGGCATCAGCTGGGGCATCCGCACCCTGCAGCCCCCGCCGGAGCAGGAGCACCCCCAGTACG GGGGCCTGGACTTCGATGCCATCCTGCTGCGCCCAAGCGAGGGCCCCGCTGCCCAGAAGCCGCCCCTGGTGGTGATGCCGCATG GGGGTCCACATTCCGTCTTCACGGCCGGGTGGATGCTGTACCCAGCGGCGCTCTGCCGGGTGGGCTTCGCCGTGCTGCTGG TGAATTACCGCGGCTCGCTGGGCTTCGGCCAGGACAGCGTGGCCTCCCTGCCTGGCAATGTGGGCTCGCAGGACGTGTGTGACGTGCAG CTCTGCGTGGAGCgggtgctgcaggaggagtcGCTGGATGCTGGCCGGGTGGCACTGGTGGGTGGCTCGCACGGGGGCTTCCTGGCGTGCCACCTGCTCGGCCAGTTCCCCGACACTTATCACGCCTGCGTGGTCCGCAACCCCGTGGTGAACATCGCCTCCATGGTGGCCACCACCGACATCCCCGACTG GTGCCTGACGGAGACGGGGCTGCCCTTCGCGCCCGGCGCCCGGCCGGACCCAGCCCAGTGGGCAGAGATGCTGCACAAGTCGCCCATGCGCTACGTTGACCGG GTCCGTGCGCCCGTGCTGCTGATGCTGGGGGAGGACGACCGGCGGGTGCCCCCCAAGCAGGGGCTGGAGTTTTACCGTGCGCTCAAGGCGCGTGGGGTGCCCGCGCG GCTGCTCTGGTACCCAGGAAACAACCACGCGCTGGCCGGCGTTGAGGCCGAAGCCGACGGCTTCATGAACATGGCACTGTGGCTGCTGAAGCACCTGCAGTGCTGA